Proteins encoded together in one Peribacillus asahii window:
- a CDS encoding AI-2E family transporter, with product MFKSKLHFWTFELLMIAVLIFVSTKISFLFEPIGIFITTLFFPILIAGFLFFLFNPIVTFLTKGKVPKGLAILLIYVVSLSLIGLLIGLLGPSLSKQVTELINDIPGYFNESRKFIEDMSETMWFKWTMEQDYVSLEEIGNTLQNYLTTLPSNITNSLSSIFSVATNITLVIVTVPFILFYMLKDGHKFSRALLRFVPKGYRKSGLVILRETMETLATYIQGQLLVCFFVGVGTFIGYLIIDLPYAILFALICAITNIIPYVGPFLGGAPAFVIALIHSPTQAVLVIVVITIVQQLDGNLISPLVIGKKLNTHPLTIIILLLVAGNLAGILGMILAVPTYSVVKTIVLNIVKFIKLRKKEQDEEILE from the coding sequence TTGTTTAAATCAAAACTGCATTTTTGGACCTTTGAGCTGTTGATGATTGCTGTGCTTATTTTTGTAAGCACAAAAATTTCATTTCTATTCGAACCAATTGGTATTTTCATCACAACTTTGTTTTTTCCTATTCTGATTGCAGGGTTTCTATTTTTTCTCTTTAATCCGATTGTGACATTTTTAACGAAAGGGAAAGTACCGAAAGGGTTGGCGATTCTCCTCATTTATGTTGTCTCCCTTAGTTTAATTGGTCTGTTAATTGGTTTATTAGGTCCATCTCTATCGAAACAGGTTACAGAATTGATCAATGATATTCCAGGTTATTTCAATGAGTCTAGGAAATTCATTGAGGATATGTCCGAAACAATGTGGTTTAAGTGGACGATGGAGCAGGATTATGTTTCATTAGAGGAGATTGGGAATACACTTCAAAACTATTTAACGACACTGCCAAGTAATATAACGAATAGTCTTTCATCCATTTTTAGCGTAGCGACGAACATTACATTAGTCATTGTGACAGTTCCATTTATTTTATTTTATATGTTAAAGGATGGGCATAAATTCTCCCGTGCTTTATTACGCTTTGTACCGAAAGGATATCGAAAGTCTGGGTTAGTCATCTTAAGAGAGACAATGGAAACATTGGCAACATACATACAAGGTCAACTGCTAGTCTGTTTCTTTGTTGGTGTCGGGACGTTTATTGGGTATTTAATTATTGATTTACCATACGCGATTTTGTTTGCTTTAATATGTGCCATTACAAATATTATCCCGTATGTTGGTCCGTTCTTAGGCGGAGCACCAGCTTTTGTTATCGCGTTAATTCATTCTCCAACACAGGCTGTTTTGGTGATTGTCGTCATTACAATTGTACAGCAGCTTGATGGAAATTTAATTTCACCACTTGTGATTGGGAAGAAGTTGAACACACATCCATTAACAATTATTATTCTTTTACTTGTTGCTGGCAATCTGGCTGGTATTTTAGGGATGATTTTGGCTGTTCCGACATATTCGGTAGTCAAAACTATCGTTTTAAATATCGTGAAGTTTATAAAACTGCGTAAAAAAGAGCAGGATGAAGAAATATTAGAGTGA
- a CDS encoding NAD-dependent epimerase/dehydratase family protein: MRKALVLGATGSMGSALVYELVNRGVEVTAFARSGDQLNKLFGNQPVKVTIGDVFQQDDVEKAAEGIDVVFHAINIPYPEWQEKQSILLTNILEAVKKTGTKLVMIDNIYAYGRSYGVPVTEEVKKKPHTKKGNIRLQLEQMAKQSRVPLLITHLPDFYGPNAGSTLLNYTFQAMIQNKKARYIGNQMLAREFIYTPDGAKAIVELAFQNRFDGENWNIPGAGTITGTDIIRIAKQVTGYNKKVSTVSKNMICFIGVFDSFMREYVEMYYLNEEPVVLNGDKYERAIGPVPKTPYEEGIKQTLLSIKNNSLTS, from the coding sequence TTGAGAAAAGCACTTGTATTGGGCGCAACGGGAAGCATGGGAAGTGCACTTGTTTACGAATTAGTGAATAGAGGAGTCGAAGTAACTGCCTTTGCCCGAAGTGGGGATCAGTTAAATAAGCTATTCGGAAATCAGCCAGTGAAGGTAACAATCGGCGATGTATTTCAACAAGATGATGTGGAGAAGGCTGCAGAAGGTATAGATGTTGTATTCCATGCTATTAATATCCCTTATCCAGAATGGCAGGAAAAGCAATCGATATTACTGACCAATATTTTAGAGGCAGTAAAGAAAACAGGAACGAAGCTTGTGATGATAGATAATATTTATGCATATGGAAGAAGTTATGGCGTTCCTGTTACAGAGGAAGTAAAGAAAAAACCACATACGAAAAAAGGGAATATTCGTTTACAGTTAGAGCAGATGGCGAAGCAGTCACGTGTACCACTTTTGATTACGCATCTTCCAGATTTTTATGGACCGAACGCTGGAAGTACATTGCTCAATTATACATTTCAAGCAATGATTCAGAATAAAAAAGCGAGGTATATAGGCAATCAAATGTTAGCCAGAGAATTTATTTATACACCAGATGGAGCAAAAGCAATTGTTGAATTAGCGTTTCAAAATCGCTTTGATGGGGAGAATTGGAATATCCCGGGGGCAGGGACAATTACAGGAACAGATATTATTAGGATTGCTAAGCAGGTTACAGGGTATAACAAAAAGGTCTCTACTGTCAGTAAAAATATGATTTGCTTCATAGGGGTATTTGATTCTTTTATGAGAGAGTATGTAGAAATGTATTACTTAAACGAAGAGCCTGTTGTGTTAAATGGTGATAAATATGAACGAGCAATTGGTCCAGTACCAAAAACGCCATATGAAGAAGGAATTAAACAAACGTTATTAAGCATAAAAAATAACAGCCTAACTAGTTGA
- a CDS encoding TetR/AcrR family transcriptional regulator: MVKKQLIMDKALELFSEQGFEATSVQQITERCGISKGAFYLSFKSKDELILALIDYFMMQITADIDYSVRNCSNKEELLYVFYFTTFRSFSKHSAFAKMFLKEQTQTFNNEELISKHDYYDSHINESILYMLDQLYGEQIEETKYDLLICIKGFIQIYSGLYLRFNLPLDIDSLTKSLVEKTALLAQHSTIPFISGDIIRIIKGPIHEQVTTEHIAALIEQKIGDIENPIEQESLQILKDDLFKTNTSLAITKGLLENIKNNPQCKWISYLIREYYQL; the protein is encoded by the coding sequence ATGGTCAAAAAACAATTAATAATGGATAAAGCATTAGAGCTATTTTCAGAACAAGGCTTCGAAGCAACTTCTGTTCAACAAATTACGGAGCGCTGCGGTATCTCAAAAGGGGCTTTTTACCTTTCATTTAAATCAAAAGACGAGTTAATTCTGGCATTAATCGATTACTTTATGATGCAAATCACAGCTGATATTGACTACTCAGTCAGAAATTGTTCAAACAAGGAAGAACTTCTTTATGTATTCTACTTCACAACATTCCGTTCTTTCAGTAAACATTCAGCTTTCGCTAAAATGTTCCTTAAAGAACAAACACAAACCTTTAATAATGAGGAACTAATCTCTAAACATGATTACTATGACAGTCATATTAATGAAAGCATACTGTATATGTTAGATCAATTATATGGTGAACAGATCGAAGAAACGAAATACGATTTATTAATTTGTATTAAAGGGTTTATACAAATTTACTCAGGCTTGTATCTTCGCTTTAATTTACCGTTAGATATAGATTCATTAACTAAATCACTCGTCGAAAAAACAGCTTTACTAGCTCAACATTCAACAATCCCTTTCATTTCAGGAGATATTATACGTATTATTAAGGGACCTATACATGAACAGGTAACAACAGAACATATTGCTGCACTAATTGAACAAAAAATCGGTGATATCGAAAATCCAATTGAGCAAGAATCGCTACAAATTCTAAAAGATGATCTATTCAAAACAAACACAAGCCTAGCTATTACAAAGGGCTTGTTAGAAAACATTAAAAACAACCCACAGTGCAAGTGGATTTCGTATTTAATTCGCGAATATTATCAATTATAA
- a CDS encoding efflux RND transporter permease subunit → MKSLVNFVLKNKLAVWLLTIIITVSGIYSGTRMKMETIPDISIPYLMVTAVYPGATPEKVMDDVSIPLEKTLESLEGVKAIYSNSYSNMASLQVEYNYEKDMDEAKREIQAVLDTVSLPETVEEPSISKISMNMMPVVALSVSSTEEDIVGLTKTVEESLLPKIEKIDGVASATITGQHIEEVELTYDEEKMASLGVTEEDVEKMIQASDMAVSLGLFEFEESEKAVSVDGKFMTANELKKMLIPVTPSAANPSPVVELGDIAKIEVVGKVESVSRTNGEEAIAIQIVKAQDANTVTVVNEVKELMEEEEKSIDGLVVDMTLDQGAPIEESVTTMIEKAVFGGLIAVLIILLFLRDFKSTIISIVSIPVSIFMALLLLNWMDITLNIMTLGAITVAIGRVIDDSIVVVENIYRRLHLKGEKLSGRALVREATIEMFKPILSSTLVTVAVFAPLIFVGGMVGELFMPFALTMTFALGASLIVAITIVPALSHFLFKKKLYSEKAEGHHKEQGKLSKWYKGILKWTLNHKIVTSVVAVAMLVGSLMLTPLIGFSFLGSEEEKVMYLTYTPKAGELEEETLANMAAVEEKMLKRDEIDIVQVSITNSTDPTAIMMGGGSGGGLMYLIFDPDTENFADVKAEIEDYVFNIGQTGEWKSQNFSAGSVSSNEISYTFYSEDLDDLNEAVGMVEKVLADNDGLKDVSSSTEESYEEFTFKVEQDELLQYGLTTGQIVQMLSPQTQQNVLTTVEKDGNTLEVIVQQEAEAAPKSIDDMLEKEVPTASGKTVELSEIVKVEEGFALNTLSRSKGEYYATVSGTILGDDISKVSAEVDKEIDKLDLPNGVELGVAGVTADINETFTQLGLAMVAAIAIVYFILVVTFGEGLAPFVILFSLPFAVIGSFVGLLIAGETISVSVMMGLLMLIGIVVTNAIVLVDRIIHMEREGMPMREAILEAGATRLRPILMTAIATIGALIPLAIGSGGGGLISKGLGITVIGGLASSTLLTLIIVPIVYEVLSKLFKKNRKEIEEN, encoded by the coding sequence GTGAAAAGTTTAGTTAATTTTGTCTTGAAAAATAAACTAGCAGTTTGGTTACTGACAATTATCATCACTGTCTCAGGAATTTATTCCGGTACACGAATGAAAATGGAGACGATACCAGATATCTCAATTCCATATTTAATGGTAACAGCAGTGTATCCGGGTGCAACTCCTGAAAAAGTAATGGATGATGTGTCTATACCATTAGAGAAAACACTTGAAAGCTTAGAAGGAGTAAAAGCTATTTACTCAAATTCATATTCTAACATGGCAAGTTTGCAGGTAGAGTACAATTATGAAAAAGATATGGATGAAGCAAAGCGTGAAATCCAAGCTGTGCTTGATACAGTGTCACTGCCTGAAACTGTCGAAGAACCATCAATTTCTAAGATTAGTATGAATATGATGCCTGTTGTTGCATTAAGTGTAAGCAGCACGGAAGAAGACATTGTCGGGCTAACAAAGACAGTCGAAGAAAGTTTATTGCCAAAGATTGAGAAAATTGACGGTGTTGCTTCTGCAACAATTACCGGTCAACATATTGAAGAAGTTGAATTAACATATGATGAAGAAAAAATGGCTTCTTTAGGCGTGACAGAAGAAGACGTTGAAAAGATGATTCAAGCAAGTGATATGGCCGTATCGCTAGGTCTATTTGAGTTTGAAGAATCAGAAAAAGCCGTTTCCGTTGACGGGAAGTTCATGACAGCAAATGAGTTAAAGAAAATGTTAATTCCGGTAACACCATCAGCTGCAAATCCATCACCAGTTGTAGAACTTGGTGACATTGCAAAAATTGAAGTAGTTGGGAAAGTGGAGTCTGTATCTCGTACGAATGGTGAAGAAGCCATTGCAATTCAAATCGTAAAAGCACAAGATGCAAACACCGTAACAGTTGTTAATGAGGTAAAAGAGTTAATGGAAGAAGAAGAGAAGAGCATTGACGGACTTGTTGTTGATATGACACTTGACCAAGGTGCCCCAATCGAGGAATCCGTTACAACAATGATTGAGAAAGCAGTATTTGGCGGTTTAATTGCTGTTTTAATCATTTTGCTATTCTTACGTGACTTCAAATCAACAATCATTTCGATTGTCTCCATTCCAGTTTCAATTTTCATGGCATTATTATTATTAAACTGGATGGATATTACGTTAAATATTATGACGCTCGGTGCGATTACGGTTGCGATTGGTCGTGTTATTGATGACTCGATCGTAGTAGTAGAAAACATTTATCGTCGTTTGCATTTAAAGGGAGAGAAGCTGTCAGGGCGCGCGTTAGTTCGTGAAGCCACGATTGAAATGTTTAAACCAATCTTGTCATCTACATTAGTAACGGTTGCGGTATTCGCACCACTCATTTTTGTAGGTGGTATGGTTGGAGAGCTATTTATGCCATTTGCATTGACAATGACGTTTGCGCTTGGGGCATCGTTAATTGTCGCTATTACAATCGTTCCAGCTCTTTCTCATTTCTTGTTTAAGAAAAAATTATATAGTGAGAAAGCAGAAGGACATCATAAAGAACAAGGGAAACTGTCAAAGTGGTATAAAGGAATTCTTAAATGGACATTGAACCATAAAATTGTCACTTCTGTAGTTGCTGTAGCGATGTTAGTAGGAAGTTTAATGTTAACACCACTTATTGGCTTTAGCTTCTTAGGTAGTGAAGAAGAGAAAGTGATGTATTTAACATACACACCAAAAGCTGGTGAACTCGAAGAAGAGACGTTAGCCAATATGGCAGCCGTTGAAGAAAAAATGCTTAAGCGTGATGAAATTGATATTGTTCAAGTTTCTATTACAAATAGTACTGATCCAACAGCGATTATGATGGGCGGAGGATCTGGCGGTGGGTTAATGTATTTAATCTTTGACCCAGACACAGAAAACTTTGCCGATGTAAAAGCAGAAATTGAAGACTATGTATTTAATATCGGTCAAACAGGCGAATGGAAGAGTCAAAACTTCTCAGCAGGTTCTGTTTCGAGCAATGAAATTAGCTACACATTCTACAGTGAAGATTTAGATGACTTAAATGAAGCTGTAGGAATGGTAGAAAAAGTATTAGCAGATAATGACGGCTTAAAAGATGTGTCATCTAGCACAGAAGAAAGCTATGAAGAATTCACATTCAAAGTAGAACAAGATGAACTATTACAATATGGTTTAACAACAGGACAAATTGTGCAGATGTTAAGCCCGCAAACGCAACAAAATGTATTAACAACAGTTGAAAAAGACGGAAACACGTTAGAAGTCATTGTACAACAAGAAGCTGAAGCAGCACCTAAATCCATTGATGATATGCTTGAAAAAGAAGTGCCAACCGCTTCAGGAAAAACAGTGGAGCTTTCAGAAATCGTAAAAGTAGAAGAAGGGTTCGCTTTAAATACGCTTTCTCGTAGTAAAGGTGAATACTATGCGACAGTATCTGGTACGATTTTAGGTGATGATATTTCAAAAGTATCGGCTGAAGTGGATAAAGAGATTGATAAATTAGACTTACCAAATGGGGTTGAACTAGGTGTTGCTGGTGTAACAGCTGACATTAATGAAACATTCACACAACTAGGTCTTGCAATGGTTGCAGCGATTGCAATTGTATACTTTATCCTAGTTGTCACATTCGGTGAAGGTTTAGCGCCATTTGTGATTCTTTTCTCATTACCATTTGCAGTAATCGGTTCATTTGTAGGCTTATTAATTGCAGGAGAAACAATCTCTGTATCAGTAATGATGGGTCTACTCATGTTAATCGGTATCGTTGTAACAAACGCAATCGTACTTGTAGATCGAATCATTCATATGGAACGTGAAGGTATGCCGATGCGTGAGGCTATCCTTGAAGCAGGAGCAACGCGTCTACGCCCAATCTTAATGACAGCTATTGCAACAATCGGTGCATTAATTCCACTAGCAATTGGCTCTGGTGGCGGCGGTTTAATTTCAAAAGGACTAGGTATTACAGTAATCGGCGGTTTAGCAAGTTCTACTTTACTGACGTTAATTATCGTACCGATTGTATATGAAGTATTATCTAAACTATTTAAGAAAAACCGTAAAGAAATAGAAGAAAACTAA
- a CDS encoding dicarboxylate/amino acid:cation symporter: MNLLYNKGECILKILKNLTVQVVLGIVLGIAVGYFFPAFGAELKVLADWFIKLIKMVIAPIIFFTVVIGIGGMGDMKKIGRIGGKALLYFEIVSTIALAIGIIVVNVWGPGKGFNMSAVEDAGADVSQYTTAAAESEHGAIAFISSIIPDNAVAAMAGGQLLPILLFAILFGLSLAAMGEKGKPVVTLFQQLADVFFGIVGMVMKISPLAAFGAMAYTIGKFGLGSLSSLAQLMGAVYLTMFLFIVFVLGSIAKAYGFNIFKFIAYIKHEIMLVVGTSSSESALPSMMNKLEKYGCSKPVVGLVVPTGYSFNLDGTSIYLSMAAIFIAQAYGVDLTIWQEITLLGILMLTSKGAAGVTGSGFITLAATLAAFPMIPVEGMALLLGVDRFMSEARAVTNLIGNGVATVVISKSEKEFDPNKASVEADTAA; the protein is encoded by the coding sequence ATGAACCTATTATATAACAAAGGAGAATGCATCTTGAAAATTCTAAAAAATTTAACAGTTCAAGTTGTACTTGGTATCGTTCTCGGTATTGCAGTTGGATACTTCTTCCCGGCTTTTGGTGCTGAGTTAAAAGTATTAGCTGACTGGTTTATTAAATTAATTAAAATGGTAATCGCTCCAATCATCTTCTTTACCGTTGTAATCGGAATCGGCGGCATGGGTGATATGAAGAAGATTGGTCGAATCGGCGGGAAAGCTTTATTGTATTTTGAAATCGTTTCCACGATTGCTCTTGCTATTGGAATTATCGTTGTAAACGTGTGGGGCCCTGGTAAAGGATTTAATATGAGCGCTGTAGAAGACGCCGGTGCTGATGTTTCTCAATATACAACAGCGGCTGCAGAATCAGAGCATGGCGCTATCGCCTTTATTTCAAGCATTATTCCAGATAACGCAGTTGCAGCAATGGCTGGCGGTCAATTGCTACCAATATTATTGTTTGCGATTCTATTTGGTCTTTCACTTGCAGCTATGGGTGAAAAAGGAAAACCAGTTGTCACACTATTCCAACAATTAGCGGATGTTTTCTTCGGAATTGTAGGTATGGTAATGAAAATTTCACCACTTGCAGCATTTGGTGCAATGGCATACACAATCGGGAAATTCGGTCTTGGTTCACTTAGTTCGTTAGCTCAATTAATGGGTGCCGTTTATCTAACAATGTTCCTATTTATCGTCTTTGTTCTAGGTAGTATTGCAAAAGCATATGGCTTTAACATTTTCAAATTTATCGCTTACATCAAACACGAAATTATGCTTGTAGTCGGAACATCTTCATCTGAGTCGGCTCTTCCTAGTATGATGAACAAGCTTGAAAAATACGGTTGTTCAAAACCAGTTGTTGGGTTAGTTGTACCAACTGGGTACTCTTTCAATCTTGATGGTACATCCATCTACTTATCAATGGCTGCTATCTTTATTGCACAAGCCTACGGAGTTGATTTAACAATCTGGCAAGAAATCACTCTACTTGGGATTTTAATGCTAACATCTAAAGGTGCGGCTGGTGTAACTGGTTCTGGTTTCATCACGCTTGCCGCTACATTAGCAGCATTCCCAATGATTCCTGTTGAAGGTATGGCTCTTCTATTAGGTGTGGACCGTTTCATGTCAGAAGCACGTGCGGTTACAAACTTAATTGGTAACGGTGTTGCAACAGTTGTTATCTCTAAATCAGAAAAAGAATTTGATCCTAATAAAGCAAGCGTAGAGGCAGACACTGCTGCCTAA
- a CDS encoding NAD-dependent succinate-semialdehyde dehydrogenase, translating to MKQYDLYINGEWSDFGLERMDVTNPATNEGIATIPIGGANEAKKATDAAYEALKSWSALSVYERADLIWKWYHLIDANKEEIAKIMTEEQGKPLKEAIGEMTYANGFLSWFAEEGKRVYGEMIPATQSNKRLFVSKQPVGVVAVITPWNFPAAMITRKVAPALVVGCTVVIKPANLTPITALKIVELAEQAGIPKGVINLVTGKSSEIGDTWLQDPRVRKLTFTGSTEVGKTLMKGSAETVKKISLELGGHAPSIVLEDADLEKAVNGVISSKFRNAGQTCVCSNRIYVHESIYNQFIETFVAKVKELKVGNGLDQGVDIGPLIDQHAVDKVLAHIEDAVRRGAKLETGGKVVNGLFLEPTVLSNIDDSMLCMTEETFGPLAPITSFKTEEEVIERANSSIYGLAAYVFTENISRGIRVVEALEFGIVGLNDGLPSTPQAPFGGFKQSGLGREGGHQGIEEFLETKYISLGL from the coding sequence ATGAAGCAATATGATTTATACATCAATGGAGAATGGTCTGATTTTGGACTCGAACGCATGGATGTAACGAACCCAGCGACGAATGAAGGCATTGCTACTATACCTATTGGCGGGGCCAATGAAGCTAAAAAAGCTACCGATGCGGCTTATGAAGCACTTAAAAGCTGGTCTGCTCTCTCAGTCTATGAACGTGCTGATTTGATTTGGAAATGGTATCACTTAATTGATGCTAATAAAGAAGAAATTGCAAAGATTATGACAGAAGAACAAGGGAAACCATTAAAAGAAGCTATCGGCGAAATGACCTATGCAAACGGCTTTCTTTCTTGGTTTGCAGAAGAAGGAAAACGCGTATATGGAGAAATGATTCCAGCGACACAATCGAATAAACGTCTATTCGTCTCCAAGCAGCCTGTAGGTGTAGTTGCTGTCATCACGCCATGGAATTTCCCAGCAGCTATGATTACACGTAAAGTGGCACCAGCACTCGTCGTTGGCTGTACAGTTGTCATCAAACCAGCAAACCTAACACCCATTACAGCTCTAAAAATTGTCGAACTTGCAGAGCAAGCTGGGATTCCAAAAGGAGTCATCAACCTTGTCACTGGCAAGTCATCCGAAATTGGCGACACATGGCTTCAAGACCCTCGCGTTCGCAAATTGACGTTTACTGGCTCTACCGAAGTAGGAAAAACATTAATGAAGGGCTCTGCCGAAACTGTTAAAAAAATTTCTTTGGAACTGGGTGGACACGCCCCTTCTATCGTCTTAGAAGATGCAGATTTAGAAAAGGCTGTGAATGGTGTAATTAGCTCTAAATTCCGGAACGCTGGTCAAACATGCGTCTGCTCGAACCGAATATACGTACATGAATCGATTTACAATCAGTTCATCGAAACATTTGTTGCTAAAGTAAAAGAGTTAAAAGTAGGAAATGGTCTTGATCAAGGGGTCGATATTGGCCCACTCATCGACCAGCACGCAGTTGATAAAGTATTAGCTCATATTGAAGATGCTGTTCGTCGTGGCGCTAAGCTTGAAACAGGCGGAAAAGTAGTGAATGGTCTATTTTTAGAACCGACTGTTCTTTCAAATATCGATGACAGCATGCTCTGTATGACAGAAGAAACATTTGGTCCGCTTGCACCGATTACTTCCTTTAAAACGGAAGAAGAAGTCATTGAACGAGCGAACAGCTCCATCTATGGGTTAGCGGCCTACGTATTTACTGAAAATATTAGCCGCGGCATCCGTGTTGTTGAAGCGCTGGAATTCGGTATTGTCGGTTTAAATGATGGTCTACCGTCCACTCCTCAAGCTCCATTTGGCGGGTTTAAACAAAGTGGACTAGGTCGCGAAGGCGGACACCAAGGCATTGAAGAGTTTTTAGAAACAAAATATATTTCACTCGGATTATAA
- a CDS encoding acetyl-CoA hydrolase/transferase family protein has protein sequence MNESVFKKIRNKQFQDKIVTAKEAASWIEDGMVLGMSGFTRAGDAKVVPMALVERAKTEQFKVDVYTGASLGPEVDKFMAEAGVIRKRGPFQGDAGIRNKINTGEVTYVDAHLSHNAELVRQGIMGPIDYAIIEAAAITEDGLLIPTTSVGNSPIFVQEAKNIIIELNVTHPDSLEGIHDIYVPAPQGEREPIPMTKASDRIGTIGIPLDPAKVKGIVISEEPDAPSLIVPPDEETQTMANLLLDFFRGEIKAGRLTNKLAPLQSGVGSVANAVLDGFANSEFEDLEVSSEVLQDAVFNLIDAGKVKFAAATSITLTEELQKKVYGNLEAYADKICLRPQEISNHPEVIRRLGLISINTALELDIYGNVNSTHVSGTRMMNGIGGSGDFARNARLGIFVTKSYAKGGNISSIVPMVSHVDHTEHDVDVIVTEQGIADLRGLAPKERVELIINNCAHPDYREQLWAYFNEAVEKTGGHQTPHVLEKALSWHVNLAKNGTMKEASLQEQK, from the coding sequence ATGAACGAAAGCGTTTTCAAGAAAATTCGCAATAAGCAATTTCAAGATAAAATTGTAACTGCCAAGGAAGCTGCTTCATGGATTGAAGATGGCATGGTACTTGGTATGAGTGGATTCACTCGTGCTGGTGATGCTAAAGTTGTTCCAATGGCACTTGTTGAAAGAGCAAAAACTGAACAATTTAAAGTAGACGTATATACTGGTGCTTCATTAGGGCCAGAAGTTGATAAATTTATGGCAGAAGCTGGAGTTATCCGTAAGCGCGGACCGTTCCAAGGTGATGCTGGAATTCGTAACAAAATTAATACTGGCGAAGTTACTTATGTTGACGCACATTTATCTCATAATGCTGAATTAGTTCGTCAAGGAATTATGGGACCAATCGATTATGCAATTATCGAAGCTGCTGCAATTACTGAAGATGGTTTGTTAATTCCAACAACATCTGTAGGTAACTCACCAATCTTCGTTCAAGAAGCGAAAAACATTATCATTGAGTTGAACGTTACTCATCCTGATTCATTAGAGGGTATTCATGATATCTATGTACCTGCTCCACAAGGTGAGCGTGAACCAATTCCAATGACGAAAGCTTCAGATCGTATCGGAACAATTGGTATTCCGTTAGATCCAGCAAAAGTTAAAGGTATTGTAATTTCTGAAGAGCCGGATGCTCCTTCATTAATCGTTCCTCCAGATGAGGAAACGCAAACAATGGCAAACCTTTTATTAGATTTCTTCCGTGGAGAAATTAAAGCTGGTCGCTTAACAAATAAATTAGCTCCACTTCAATCAGGTGTAGGTTCTGTAGCAAACGCGGTATTAGATGGCTTTGCTAATTCTGAATTTGAAGATCTTGAAGTGTCTTCAGAAGTACTTCAAGATGCTGTATTCAACTTAATCGATGCAGGTAAAGTTAAATTCGCAGCTGCTACTTCAATTACACTGACTGAAGAATTACAGAAAAAAGTATATGGCAACTTAGAAGCTTATGCTGATAAAATTTGCTTACGTCCACAAGAAATTTCTAACCACCCAGAAGTTATCCGTCGACTCGGTCTAATTTCTATCAATACAGCGTTAGAACTTGATATCTATGGAAACGTTAACTCTACACACGTTTCAGGTACAAGAATGATGAACGGTATCGGTGGGTCTGGAGATTTCGCTCGTAACGCTCGTTTAGGTATTTTCGTAACGAAATCTTACGCAAAAGGTGGAAACATCTCAAGTATCGTGCCTATGGTTTCACATGTAGACCATACTGAGCATGATGTGGATGTAATCGTAACTGAGCAAGGTATCGCTGACTTACGTGGACTAGCTCCAAAAGAACGCGTTGAATTGATCATTAACAACTGTGCACACCCAGATTATCGTGAACAGCTTTGGGCTTACTTCAACGAAGCTGTTGAGAAAACTGGTGGTCATCAGACTCCACACGTTCTTGAAAAAGCATTATCTTGGCACGTTAACCTTGCTAAGAACGGTACAATGAAAGAAGCTTCTCTTCAAGAGCAAAAATAA
- a CDS encoding TetR/AcrR family transcriptional regulator: MSPRKSVEQELTRDMIIDTARTLFAQSGYQHVSMRKIAQALGYSHGALYYHFQNKAELFYAIVAKDFSLLNHLLIEIMNEQLTNTEKVKKILLRFIQFGLDYPNHYELMFLTRNRDIQQHLQLAPAESYEQFAQALSTLCDSRVTAQAIWSVFLAVHGFVSVHCRNEQTYEEVEGLAKTHVRFMLKGLGIEEEG, translated from the coding sequence ATGTCACCTAGAAAATCCGTTGAACAAGAATTAACAAGAGATATGATTATTGATACTGCAAGAACTTTATTTGCGCAATCTGGCTATCAGCACGTATCTATGAGAAAAATCGCGCAGGCATTAGGGTATTCCCATGGTGCGCTTTATTATCATTTTCAAAATAAAGCGGAACTATTTTATGCAATTGTTGCTAAGGATTTCTCTTTATTAAATCATTTATTAATCGAAATTATGAATGAACAGCTGACGAACACGGAGAAGGTAAAGAAAATCCTGTTGCGATTTATTCAATTTGGTTTAGATTATCCGAATCATTATGAACTGATGTTTTTAACAAGAAACCGTGATATCCAGCAGCATTTACAACTGGCTCCAGCGGAAAGCTATGAGCAATTTGCACAGGCTTTGTCAACATTATGTGACTCGCGAGTAACCGCTCAAGCAATTTGGTCTGTTTTTTTAGCGGTTCATGGCTTTGTCAGCGTTCATTGTCGTAACGAGCAAACATATGAGGAAGTGGAAGGGTTAGCAAAGACTCATGTCAGATTTATGCTAAAAGGTCTTGGTATAGAAGAAGAGGGATAA